CCAGCGCGGTCTGATCCGGCTGAAATCCGCGGCGCTCCAACACCGTGCGCAGCACGCCGTACGCGACGGCGAACAGCACCCCCATGATCACCCCGAACATCACGATTCCTGTTGCGGCGCCGAGGTTCTCCTGCACCGCGCGGGTGAACAGCTCATGGCCGTGCGAATGGCCGCCGCCGAGGTGTTCCTCGGCGTGCTCGCGCGCGCCTTCGTACTCGATCGCGGCGGCGATCAGCGGCGCGATCATCAGCCGACTGAAGACGAATGCCACGAGACCGGCCACCAGGCCGGGCACCAGGTAGCGAACGGCGTTCAGTGGCATGGGAATCCCAGCAGGTGGCGGGCGTCGTGCAGGAACTCGTGGATGTGGGTGTCGGAGCCGAACACCGACACCGCGCCCTGGTCGTAGCCGACGAAGTAGTAGGCGATCAGCGCGAGCATCGTGAGCGCCGCCAACCGGGCGGGGGTGGCCAAGGCGGCCGGGTTGACCCGCGGAGCGGCGACGGCGGGATTGAGGCTGGTCATCGTGGGGTCTCCCTAGTGGTCGTGGTCGTGCGCGAGGGCGTGGTCGTTGGCGTCGGTGAGCACCGGGGCGGTCAGCAGCTCGTGGCGGTCGACGAGCTGTTCGAGCGCGGCGACCCAGTGGTCGTAGTACTCCCACTGTCCCCGTTGGCTTTCCGGCTTGCTCTCCCAGTCCCCGATCGTGGCGATCAGCTCCTGCTGGAACTCGCTCCAGTCGTAGTGGCGGAACTCCGAAAGCGCGAGCGCCAGGCCGAACGCCCGGCGCTGCCACTCGTGGTCGAACTGCGGCGCGGCCTGGTCGGTGGTGCAGGTCTCGTGCAGCTTCATGACGTGGGTCCCGCCGCCGCGACGCCGATCATCGACTCGGTGGTCACCAGGTCCATCAGCATCTCGTCGGTGAAATCCTCGGTGCCGGCGGGCCGTTCGGGGATGACGAACCAGCGGGAGTGTCCGCTGGAGTCCCACACCTTGATCTCGGTGTCGGCGGGCAGGTCGAGGCCGACCTCGGCGAGCACCTTGCGCGGTTCGCGGGCGGCGCGCGACCGGAACGTCGGATCCTTGTACCAGTAGGGCGGCAGCCCGAGCACCGGCCAGGGGAAGCATGAGCACAGCGTGCAGATCACCAGGTTGTGCACGCCCGGGGTGTTGGCGACGGCCTGCAGGTGCTCCCCCTCGGCGCCGGCCATCCCG
The window above is part of the Mycolicibacterium rutilum genome. Proteins encoded here:
- a CDS encoding CbtB domain-containing protein, with amino-acid sequence MTSLNPAVAAPRVNPAALATPARLAALTMLALIAYYFVGYDQGAVSVFGSDTHIHEFLHDARHLLGFPCH
- a CDS encoding nitrile hydratase accessory protein, whose product is MKLHETCTTDQAAPQFDHEWQRRAFGLALALSEFRHYDWSEFQQELIATIGDWESKPESQRGQWEYYDHWVAALEQLVDRHELLTAPVLTDANDHALAHDHDH
- the nthA gene encoding nitrile hydratase subunit alpha, whose translation is MTAQFAYPPDREEASAKKVAALESLLIEKGVITPQTVDKVLAYFETEMTPLNGKKIVVKAWTDPEFAEKVVTDTPAAIAELDFPDGMAGAEGEHLQAVANTPGVHNLVICTLCSCFPWPVLGLPPYWYKDPTFRSRAAREPRKVLAEVGLDLPADTEIKVWDSSGHSRWFVIPERPAGTEDFTDEMLMDLVTTESMIGVAAAGPTS